From the genome of Nicotiana sylvestris chromosome 1, ASM39365v2, whole genome shotgun sequence:
GATCAATTGCTAGCTTTGGCAAGAGGTCCAGATTTACGAGTTGAATGCCATAATGGATATGTTTTGAATGGTTTTAGGTTTCGAACAATGGCATCTGAGAAATTTTTAAAAACTCAAAATAGTGGTGTAGTTGCAAAGAGTGATGAATATACAGAAAATGCTGATTATTATGGAAAGGTAAGAAGAATATTAGAAATCCAATATTTGGACAAAAATTTAGTGATATTATTCCAATGTGACTGGTTTGAAGTTCCGCCGCATGGTCGAAGTCAAAGTAGAGGTTACCAAAGGGATGAATATGGATTCATATGTGTGGATGTGACACGACTTTATTATACAAACGATCTATTTATTCTAGGATCACAAGCTCAATCTGTGTATTATGTTAAACATGATCAAATGAGAATTGGAATGCAGTGGCAAGGGTAAGACCATGAAACTTGTATGATCTACCCGAGCAAGATGATGAAACAGAACCTTATCAATTAATTGACCTGGTTGAAAGGGAAGAGCAAAATCTTCAAGTAGAATCAGACACTGATATGATTAGAATACAAAGAGAAAATATTGATGGATTGAGTATTGAAGCACCTTCTCTCAATAATGAGGAAGAAATAGACTTAGAAGTTGTATTTGAATCGGATAATGAAGATAGTGATGACTCAACAGATGAAGAATATTTATCTGAGGATGAACATGgtgaaaatgaggatgatgattgGCTGTGAGGATGAATGTGATTTTTCACCACCTTGCCCAAATGGTTAATTTTTCCTTTCcgcttctctttttatttttttattatgtttGTTACTATTTAACTTCATTTAATATTTAGAATGGTTAGCTTCATCCCATGTCAAATACTGAGTCAAAACATAtctaaatacatgattttatatCTAACAATCGTTGTTTAGTCActatatttgttttatttttacttaAATAGTCTGTTTGGGCATACACCTTAATCTATAGTTATGTTTTTGGATAAATTATTTTCTGATTGACAATATGTGCAATGTTCTgccttcacttctactttcaacTAGTTCCAGTATAATTCTTTTTATTATGTCTTGCAGACTATCATGATGACAAATGCACATGTTTTTGCTAGTGTTGAATCTGCTGGAGTAATTTCAAACCCACAGCCACGtgagttgattcatttagtaaaAAGTAGCTTTGAGAACTATCATGCTTGTATAACTTAGTAGAAACCGACTTTCTATGCCTTCAAATTTGGTAATAAATTCTTATAAAGAGTAAGATTTAATTATTTGAGTAATTGATTTATTTTTAGTCACTTTGAGTGAAGTATGATAATAATATATACTTTAAATCATAAGCTTTTTTGAACTACTAATCTTTTAAATTTTCTCATGCATTTCAAGTAGAAGATACAATAGGTTGTTAGTTGCTATTTattgtataaatatttattttgtagaGGAAAAGAAATTGTTCTCCATCTATTTGTGGATTAGAGATCACATCTTTATATTATTTGTAAATTTTAATTACTTTGGAAGTTGAAGTTTGTAAGGACTTCA
Proteins encoded in this window:
- the LOC104211674 gene encoding uncharacterized protein isoform X2, which encodes MYLEIKQAHFYILQNCAESGSFIEKHLEILTKENNRNVAKRHKEKFPLWFQKKVLQLKYNGDNRITDQLLALARGPDLRVECHNGYVLNGFRFRTMASEKFLKTQNSGVVAKSDEYTENADYYGKVRRILEIQYLDKNLVILFQCDWFEVPPHGRSQSRGYQRDEYGFICVDVTRLYYTNDLFILGSQAQSVYYVKHDQMRIGMQWQG